The segment AAGGCGTGACAACTTTAAATAATGTACCTATTCTATCTGATGTTCTAACGATGAACGAAGTGATTCATCATTTGAACGCAGACGTTTTTTTTGATGAAGAAAAAAATCAGGTCACTGTTGATGCCTCAAGAGATTTAAGTGTTGAAGCACCTTATGAATTGGTTAGTCAAATGCGCGCATCGATCGTTGTGATGGGGCCGCTTTTAGCTCGTAACGGACATGCAAAAGTTGCTATGCCCGGAGGATGCGCGATCGGCAAACGTCCGATCGATCTTCATTTGAAAGGGTTCCAAGCCTTAGGTGCAAAAATCATCCAAAGAGACGGCTATATCGAAGCGATCGCTGACGAATTAGTTGGTAACGTGATCTATCTGGACTTCCCAAGTGTCGGCGCTACCCAAAATATCATGATGGCGGCTGTCAAAGCTAAAGGGACAACAGTCATTGAAAACGTGGCTCGTGAACCTGAAATCGTAGACTTGGCGAATATTTTGAATAAAATGGGCGCACAAGTATACGGGGCTGGTACAGAAAAAATGCGTATCGAAGGTGTTGATCATCTTCATTCAGTGACTCATTCAATCGTTCAAGATCGGATCGAAGCTGGTACATTTATGGTAGCGGCAGCGATGACAGGCGGAAATGTCTTGATCCAAGACGGAATCTCTGAACACAACCGTCCGTTGATCTCTAAATTAACTGAAATGGGCGCACAAATCATTGAAGAAGAAAATGGTATCCGTGTGATCGGTCCTAAACATGTCAAACCGACAGACGTCAAGACGATGCCTCATCCAGGATTCCCAACGGATATGCAAGCACAAATGACGGCTATCCAAATGATAGCAGAAGGAACCAGTATCGTAGCGGAAACTGTCTTTGAAAATCGCTTCCAGCATTTAGAAGAAATGCGTCGAATGAATGCCCATGTCAAGATCGACGGCAATATCGCAGTGATCGAAGGCGGACATCCTTTACAAGGAGCATTGGTATATGCAACGGATCTGCGTGCAGCAGCAGCTTTGATTTTATTAGGACTGCGTTCAGAAGGCATCACTCGAGTACGCAACTTGAAATATTTGGATCGCGGCTATTATAAGTTCCATGAAAAACTACAAAAACTTGGTGCCGACGTCGAACGTGTGACTGTGGCAGGCAACTCTGCTAAAGAAACTGTAGCCAACGCTTAAAGGATGTGCGGATCATGAAGATAAATCGTTATACCGTAACTACACTGATCAAAATCCTAGTAGTCATTGTATTAGCAATGATACTATTTATCGTAGGTACGATGATCGGTTACGGCGTCATAGGCGATGGAATGCCGTTGAAAGTCTTTGATCCAGGATTATGGACACATATTCTTGATTTTATGAAATAAACTATTTGATCTGTTTTTATCTATAGTAAATAAAAGGACTGCGACATAAGTTTATCAAGCTGGGGGAAGTATTTTATACCGGCATTGACTTATGTCACAGCCTTTTTTTGTTTTGAATCATTGTCTTATTTGTAAAATACGTGTAATATTGTCTGATTTTATAGGGATATTCAGTGTTTTCGGTAAGAAATTTCACAAAAAGCAAAGTTTCCGTCATCATTTGAAAGAAACAGCAGACTTATAAATTTCTAATTTTTATTTTGTAGTCCTTGTTATCATGGTGTTTTGTGATAGTTTGTTTCTAATTTTCATGAAATTTTTCTTAAAATATTTCTTTTGTAACAAAGATATCGGTGTTCTGCCGGTTATGTCAATGAGGT is part of the Enterococcus mediterraneensis genome and harbors:
- the murA gene encoding UDP-N-acetylglucosamine 1-carboxyvinyltransferase, with translation MEEIIVQGGNQLQGTVKIEGAKNAVLPILAATLLAEEGVTTLNNVPILSDVLTMNEVIHHLNADVFFDEEKNQVTVDASRDLSVEAPYELVSQMRASIVVMGPLLARNGHAKVAMPGGCAIGKRPIDLHLKGFQALGAKIIQRDGYIEAIADELVGNVIYLDFPSVGATQNIMMAAVKAKGTTVIENVAREPEIVDLANILNKMGAQVYGAGTEKMRIEGVDHLHSVTHSIVQDRIEAGTFMVAAAMTGGNVLIQDGISEHNRPLISKLTEMGAQIIEEENGIRVIGPKHVKPTDVKTMPHPGFPTDMQAQMTAIQMIAEGTSIVAETVFENRFQHLEEMRRMNAHVKIDGNIAVIEGGHPLQGALVYATDLRAAAALILLGLRSEGITRVRNLKYLDRGYYKFHEKLQKLGADVERVTVAGNSAKETVANA
- a CDS encoding DNA-directed RNA polymerase subunit beta; protein product: MKINRYTVTTLIKILVVIVLAMILFIVGTMIGYGVIGDGMPLKVFDPGLWTHILDFMK